A stretch of Thermomicrobium roseum DSM 5159 DNA encodes these proteins:
- a CDS encoding ABC transporter ATP-binding protein codes for MNVVEVAELRKTYGQVVAVAGVSFTVQDGEIFGIVGPNGAGKTTTIECLEGLRRPDAGAVRVLGHDPWRERRRLAPQIGVQLQESALPDRLRVGEAIALFASLYPKTLDPRPLLEQLGLSQQLRTPIAKLSGGQKQRLFLLLALLHDPRLLFLDELSTGLDPHGRRAVWQLVRATRARGTTILLSTHLMDEAEELCDRVAVFHQGRIVALDTPSRLIARIVGSLRVSVRIPEGAPLPPLQSLPGVRQVRREDGTLIVHADDDRTVAAVVHLLVEHRVPLRELRVSSGRLEDAYLALTGTAVTREEQ; via the coding sequence GTCGCGGAACTCCGCAAGACGTATGGCCAGGTCGTCGCGGTCGCGGGCGTGAGCTTCACCGTTCAGGACGGCGAGATCTTCGGTATCGTCGGCCCGAACGGTGCGGGCAAGACGACGACGATCGAGTGCCTGGAAGGATTGCGCCGACCCGACGCCGGCGCCGTCCGGGTCCTCGGACACGATCCCTGGCGAGAGCGTCGTCGCCTGGCGCCCCAGATCGGCGTGCAGCTCCAGGAGAGCGCGCTACCCGACCGCCTGCGCGTCGGTGAGGCGATCGCCCTGTTCGCGAGCCTGTACCCGAAGACGCTGGATCCGCGCCCGCTCCTCGAGCAACTCGGACTCAGCCAGCAGCTGCGCACCCCCATCGCCAAGCTCAGCGGTGGGCAGAAGCAACGCCTCTTCCTGCTCCTGGCCCTTTTGCACGACCCCCGTCTCCTCTTCCTCGACGAGCTGAGCACCGGACTCGACCCGCACGGCCGTCGCGCCGTCTGGCAGCTCGTCCGCGCCACCCGGGCACGCGGCACCACTATCCTCTTGAGCACCCACCTCATGGACGAAGCGGAAGAGCTCTGCGACCGCGTCGCGGTCTTCCACCAGGGCCGCATCGTCGCGCTCGATACCCCCTCGCGCCTGATCGCCCGCATCGTCGGGAGCCTGCGGGTGAGCGTTCGCATCCCGGAAGGTGCTCCGCTGCCGCCGCTGCAGTCCCTTCCTGGTGTACGCCAGGTACGACGCGAAGACGGGACACTCATCGTCCACGCCGACGACGACCGCACTGTCGCCGCCGTCGTCCACCTGCTCGTCGAACACCGTGTCCCCTTGCGGGAGCTGCGCGTCTCCAGCGGCCGACTCGAAGACGCCTACCTGGCCCTCACTGGCACAGCGGTCACCCGAGAGGAGCAGTGA